A region of the Ranitomeya variabilis isolate aRanVar5 chromosome 5, aRanVar5.hap1, whole genome shotgun sequence genome:
ggaggattagcagaacatcatctaatcgagttgtgagggaacttaagaaacggacacaacagttgtggggactttccgtaagcacagcagggaaggaccgcaacacatagcgctagcaggaaggcacagatttccacctgttaagagaactctggaggtgccatcggaccggccggacttgcgcagcctggttatccggattccagactgagggctcagagatcttcagtaaagaggtaaagagactgcaacctggtgtcctcgttatttactgcaccgcaccactacagcctcaccaccaccatcatccatcatatctatcactgtacgcccctcagcagggtcacggaccggggcctagccaccgtgacaaccccagagcagagactcagaggcccggtaccgggtacccctcggccctgcggtagtgggggcgctacattgacACAATGGAAGAGAAAGTGTATTCTGCCCAGGATAGGATTTATTTACCAGAGCACAGACAACCTTCCACATCCTCTATGCATCAGGGCGGTGGTTCCTAACCTTTGTTACCATGAGAGCCACATCCGGCCCCGCACCCCACACAGTAGTGACACTCAGAGCCCACATTACCAATAAAATGACAGCCAACGCTTCCCCACAAAATGCACCCCACCCTGAGGATGTGTACCTTCTGTATAGACAGTGTAACTGCGTCCTGGGGGTCCCACCTTACCCCCCTTCAGTACTGACACATCAGGCATTCCCACCATACTAATGCATCCAGATTAATGCACCTCCTCTGCTGACAGTGTGAAAaatccaacatttcggatttttatttttaataaagattgtgatttgggaacaaaaaaaacattgaaaacattGTTTTAAAAAAATACGGTACTCctaacaaaaacctgatttaaacagtagGTCGTTTTCTATGAAAGACACGTAACGTTTTGCTGGTTGTATTCATAATAGTCACAAATTGTTCATGTGCATTTAGTAAGTGCATGTATCACATTAATACGTATGTGCTGGCACCATAGTCATCGTTTTGTGAGCAGCATTTTCCACCAGGCTCCAGTCCCAGCTTCCTTTGGATCTTCCAGGACATGCTGAGACACTGTGagctggaggtggagggtaggatgAGCATTTCGCCCACCCTTGTGACACTTCAGGGGCATTTCGCCTTTCTCTAGCAAGGGAATTCCCCCAGAGACATTGCACAGCCGTGCGAGACGCTATATAAATGGCTGTTCACACATTGCAAATCCAAAGAACTAGACCCTGATGTTGATATGAGATAGTAGTAAATGTATTTGCAATCCAAAAGTGAGTGTACAACGTTTGGGTCATTGCCTCTGACCTTCATCAGGCGCACCGCACTCTCATCACTGCAGCCATCCTGGGTGCTCCTATAGCATTATATCTCAGGTTCATCCACGTCTCTCTGCAAAATCCATctttgtttctgatgaaggtcagaGCCAGTGACCGAAACGTTGTACACTCACTGTTGGACTACAAATACATTTCTTAATACCTCATATCTATGAGTGCCTAGTTCTTTGGATTAACACTATCCAATGACTCTGACCCTattagcccaccataacatctggaCTGCCGTGGTTTAAACGGAAATTGTTCACACATTGCAGAGTCCGTGGCAGAAAATCTCAGctgaaaaaaatagcttccactcatCCAAGTGAAATTAGTGCAGATGAATGGAGGCATAGGAATAGGCGGACCTTACTGCTACTAGTAACACAATACAATCGTGCAacagagggaatctgtcagcaggatttcacacctgaAACTATTTGTATGTGCATGTTGCCCTTACACACACAAGTCCAgctatacctttacatggccagtccacttCTCTTTTACTGAGAAATcatcatttgaattgatatgcaaatgaggcttaaggaatatagtagatctgaagcctctgtcactccagctctattactgCACAACGCCACCTCCTCCAGCTTGACTGTCAGCCTctgtgctgtgtgacttcaggcaaaagaGACATCATTCAAGCAGGAAGAGGTGGAGCTgggtgaggaatagagctggagtgacagaggcttcagatctacagcctcatttgcctTTCAAAGGCTGATTTCCCACTGAAGCAAAAATGGACTGGACATGCAAATGAATTCCTGGACTTGTGTTCGAAAGAGCTACATGCGGATGTAAATattttggggtgtgaaatcctgctggcaGATCCCCTTTACTATGTCTCATAACATCACTTTACGTGCATGTGATCTAAAGAGTGGAGCGGAATGCAGCGCCATCTAAATCTAGCAATGCAGATATACCTAACATTAATCACGTTACCCctattttttatgcaaaaaaggGTAAAAGACTATATGGAAATAAGAGAATATTTATAGTCCGCACAACCCAGACGTGCAGCTACAAATTTTCAGCATGATACTGCTCTTGTGTGAAAAAGGCTCAAAGAGCAGTATTGGGCGCAGGCTCCACTTATACCAATCATTGcactcatgcttttttttttttaaagaacaataTTCTATGCTCTTCTTTCATGAGGATGCTAATTACCTTTTCGAATAAAGACTTGTTATTGATTttacactataataataataatctttatttatatagcgccaacatattccgcagcgctttacagtttaacagcttcaaacacaacagtcataagtaacaatgttaacaataaaataattaaagcaaaataagacgaccctgctcgtgagagcttacaatctacaatgaggtggggagatacaaagtacaggtgtgtatttacaatgatgtatttacaatgatggtccggccatcttcagggattgggggatagatggagatagcgaatgaGCTACACACACACTCAATGATTTGGCTATTGTGATTTATAGAGAATCATGCCATATAGTTGGTGAGGAACATCTTAGAATATGAGAACATCTGGAACACCAATAATAGAAAGAATGCAAATCATAAAAATCACATTTAAACTGTTTATTAATGTATACAAAAACACAGTTATAGTAAAAAAATGGAAAGAATGAGACACCACATTtcctgcgaaacgcgcgttgggtgcaGTGGGCCTCTTTTCTCTACCTTGTCTTACTCTTGGAGACATGCGCTTATTTATTGTGGACGGTTGCCATATGGCTTTGATATAGATGGAGGTGCTCTTTTGGGAGGCTTACTTTGATAGATATGTTTGTTTGCCTTACTTCCTAAATCATCCGCCTGTCTCTACCTTTCTGCTATTCACAATTAGGTATATCTCTTTTTGAAATATAATATATCACCTATTCGCCAAGGTTCCCACTGGATTAATTTTTTGCTCTTTGATGTCCCCCGTCTTTTATCCATTACCTATGGTGTTTCATTCGTTACATGTTTTTTGTATACATTAGTACAAATCTAAGTGTGATTTTAATGGCATGCATTCTTTATATTATTGGTGTTCTTGATGTCTAATGCATATACGCCTTACTGTATGGATTGTATGTATAGGTGTTTATCAGAAAAACTGACCCATGTACAGTTGCAATCCTACATCTACCCTAATGGCTGCTGCCTCATTAGAAGAACCGCCTGGTCAAAGCATTTATATAAAAGTCAGTTGTCTGTGACACCATTCAGACTGTGATAGTATTGAGCGTCCCTAATCTcgctttttttcctctctttgataCAGTTACACGCAATATTTTGGACCTTTTTTGTTCTGTTGATTGTAAAATTGCACGTTGCAGCTTCTTTTTTATGTGCATTTATTGAGCATGCTCTGGAACATTAAATCGGGGGTAACAAGGACCCTCGCAGACTATGCTATATAGGGGGCCACCTCAAATAAACTACCGTATGTATTGTCGTAAGTGTTGTTTCTTTATAAGGCCCTAGGCATTCATCCAGACTGTGGCCAGTGTCACATTGCCACTGTTTCATGAGCATATAGTTTAGATCTCCAATATGGACCATCCCACATGAATGTATAAATCCCATGATGATGGACTGTAGGGGAACGACCGATACCCCTGTAGCTGCGGTCTTTTACATCTATAATGTTAGACTGAATCTTAAAAAAAGGTAACTCATCTTAATGCTGAGCACTACTGTATGTGCTCACATTTTAGACTATGTCTGATAAATAATGACAGCTATAAATTGTGTTTTTCTCATGTAGGATCTTTTAAAAGATTTCTTAGATAAAAGAGAAAAAGGAGAACTCCTAATACAGAAATCAAGCAATCTTAAGAAAAATCTTTTAAAAAAGGTAAGAAATGGATATAGAGCATGTTTATGTGTTTGCTATAAATAATTAGGCCCCGTTCACTCCAGGAGTGAAATGTAAAGGAAAAGCCTAGGAGAAACATTCCATGTCTTCCATGTTTGGACTTATATTTGATTACATTAATAAAGAAGCTTTCCCATCAAAATTGTTATATTTTTATTATGTtgaagtcatcatattatatgacaCTGTGCATTTACAATTgcacattttgtctttctacccagataattctgtcttccattaggtctatgacatcacgtgattaaaaactgactcactgaatccttctaagctctatgtagaaacaggaggtcaattttcactgTATAAGTCATAAATCACTGCAAGAGTCACTGGCAGGGGAGTTGAAGGGAGCAGCTTGGGCAGGAGTTAAATAGGGGATGGATTTCTGCAAGGAcaagaggcttcctgtttctacatagataaGGAAAGAGAAgctttatctgggtagaaaggcaaaatgagcaattgtaagtacacagtgctgtataatatgatgactgcaatatattaaggggataaAACTTTGATAGGAGAAGTGCTTCCTTACGGCTATGTTTCCACTATGAAGTAAATAAGAACTTGACACTGAAAAATTGCAGTGAGACAATATTTTATTGGCAATCCTTATAGTTGTTAACATTTTGGTCCAGTAATTGGACCTTCAGCAGAACTGATTGCTGTTtgctgttcacacgttcagtattttacctcagtatttgtaagtcaaaacctggagtggaacagtcagaggaaaagtataatagaaacacgtcaccacgtacgtatttatcacccactgctggttttggcttacaaatacgaaggtaaaacactgaccaaatactgaacgtttgAATGTGGCATCAGTGTATTTAACATTATTTCATCTGTTATGccatgttcacaagttcagtatttggtcagtattttacctcagtatatgtaaatgccaaaaccaggagtggatgatagatgcagaagtggtgacgtttttctattatacttttcctctgactgttccaatccaggttttgacttacaaatactgaggtaaaatactgaacgtgtgcacgtggcatCAGTGTATTTATCAATATTTcatctgttaggccatgttcacctgttcagtatttggtgagttttttacctcagtatctgtaagccaaaaccaggagtgggtgataaatacaggagtggtgacgtgtttctattatacttttcctctgattgttccctcctggttttggcttacaaatactgaggtaaaatactgaccaaatactgaacatatgaacgtagccttaaccCCGTCCAGACATAGGACATTGGGTGCGGGTGTATGGAGCTGGCTCATGTGCTAAGGCCTCATTAGATGTCCGTGAATAATGTACATGTTGTTATTTTCACTGATAGAACACGTATCCAGTAAAGTCTATAGTGCTGTAagccacatgtccattttttttgttgTGGACTGTGTTGATTGGAGTCATGAATCAAAATATCTCCATTGTGGATAGGTCAGAGATATTTTTTTAAGTCTAGGGCACTTATTAGGTGAGGCAAGCTCTAGAAATCAGGCTGGAATATTGTAAAGATACAAAAGAGCTGGAGATTTGGCACAAAAATGAAGTTAAATAGAAGATATAAAGTGTATACATATACACTGTAATAAAACATACCAGTCAACAGTAGAAAGTACACATCAGCCTACCCCTCAGATTCTGACGCATTACTACCCTACTTCATCTGGGGGCCAAAGGATGGTCATGACAGCTGGGGACATACCGAAAGACCCTGCTGAAGCCATCTTTGTACCACATGTAGTCCAGATGTCTGGCTCCCATAGCTTACTAAATTAGCCCCATTGTGTCACAGAATACTGTTTTGTGTCATAACATTACAACTGTGTATTTTGTGTCACAAATGGCTACAAAATTGGACTTGTAGAATGTTTAATGCACAAATTATTGAAATCAGTAGaggaaaaaaaatttgtaaaatattttatgacGATAAATAGCATTTTATGTTGAGGTTACTACAGTGTATTCTTTGTCAgaaaatattgtgtttttttttatcccaCTACAAAAGCCAAATCTGCTTTATAAATGGttacaaaataatattttttatcacTAAAGAGTATGAGGATAAGAAGCATGAAGTGCTGCAGGCATGCCACGTCTAATAAGTAACTAGATGGAAAATGTCTGTTGTTTTTGCTTGTCTTTTCTGCTCATTTTCTATTTTGTAGCCGATTATAATTAATAGTCGTCTACTTCCCGAACAGGAAAGCTTTGCTTGATATCGGTGCTGTGTAGATAAAGCCCAATATTAGCCAATGCTCCACCATTTGTCATTCAAGGTATGAACAAGATTGACGTTGGTCTTCGTTAAAAACATCTGTTATTTTGACCTCTTCATATATGATTTTTTTATGTAGGGTTATGAAAAAATGCCAAAACATTACACCTAAATGAAAAAGGTGCAGTgcagttatttttattttatttttttgcataagcAGGATGGCAACGTCCTGGAAAAATGGCATCACAATAGCATGTGTTGTCAAAAAGCTGTAGAAATTTCCCAAAAATCGACTTAAGGCATGCTTGGCCACATATACCTCCTGGCTTTAAAACAGTAGGTGaggttattattaatattattattatacattttttatagcaccatttattccatggcgctttacatgtgaaaaaggggtaaatatagacaaatacaataaaaatgaataaaaaacaaggcactaacaggtacaggaggagggaggaccctgcccgcgagggctcacagtctgcaggggatgggtgaggatacactaggagagggtagagctggtcgtgcagcggttcagtaggttggggatcactgcaggctgtaggcttgtcggaagaggtgaatcttcaggttctttttgaaggtttctatggtaggcgagagtctgatgtgttggggtagagttccagagtatgggggaagcacgggagaagtcttggatgaggttgtgggaggaagagataagaggggagtagagaaggagatgttgtggggtaagtactgggagaccatgttacaaatgtatggaggagactggttgtggatggctttgtatgtcatagtaatggctttgaactggagtctctggatgataggaagccagtgaagggcttggcataggagaggctagggaatagcggggagacaggtagattagttgggtaGCAGGGTGTAGgaaggattggagtggtgccagagtgctagaggggaggccagagagtgggaggttgcagtagtcaaggcgggagatgataaggggcgtgcactagtgtttttatggttttgtggtcaaggaatgcgcggatctgggaaatatttttgagtttgagacaacAGGAGGTTGGCCAAAACTGGCATAAAAGCAGCAAAAGCTGCTACGGGTTGAGCAAAAAAGGGACATTTCAAAATGTTTTGTGGCAGAATTGTGGATAAATCACATTACTAATCACATTTTATATGTGTAATGCCGGTGAATACATTTTAGCAATGTCTCTTTGCTTCTGGTCTCCTGATTCAGTCATGAATTTCTCTTCCAATACATCAGGCAGAGCTTTCCGTTTCTAATGACAGACTGCTTCATTTTGGAGATGTGGTCATGCTACTTAATCCAGAAAACAGCGAGCAGTCGCTCAGTAATCCATCTCCAGTACACGGCAACTATACTCTCACCGTAAACCCAGAGGAAAGTGCCATCCATGTGAGGAGCCAGCTGACGGCACCGTGCGGAGTCAGTGCCAGCGGAAATGTGAAACCCTGCGGCAGGAATGCCTTCATTATTACAAGGTTGGCATCTTTCTAATTTACATTAATTATGACCTTCTTCTATCATTTCAATTGTATATAACTACTTATTGTCATGTTTGACATTGTAATGCCAGGGTCACACTTAACGGTccaagtctccctgctgagagtcgcacaagtgttctccgtatggtcatctgtgtgtcatGCGTTTACAATGAGATGATGTGATTTTCTtggacctatgtatccgtatgacatccgtatgacatgcttatggctttacatttctcactgattttcctcaTTAaaattaatggctcaatgggctgaaatgaggaaaatgtgtgcgtatttctcgcaagtcaccctgatggtccgtgtggtgtccgagtttttctcgcacccataggcttgcattgggagtctcggacgatatacgcgcacagtcgcagcatgctgcgattttacacgcaagtCGAATAaacctgagaaaaaatacggtgatgtgagctgccccatagattaacactggtccgagtgctgtgcgatgtttTCTTGaacagcactcgtccgtattctacgctagtgtgatcccggcctaaagaagAGACTATTGGGTTTTATTGAGGTTGTATGCAGAGCCAGTGCTAACTGTATACATATAGTAGAGAAacctaaaggggtattctcatctccaagatcctatcccaatatgtagtaggtgtaataataataatattagcaaatacctcaaattagaaatgtagtatagattTGCTATGACACTTATACCCATGTGCAGGGTATTgcggtagcttaggtatccatggttacgaccaccaacaactaactaactgtcactatacgaGTGGCTGTAACCATGAataatacctaagctactgcattgctctgtacatggggtaagcaacatagcgaatcagaagaactatactgcattgctaattggaggtattttctaatatcATTAATATTACACTACTACATtttgggataagatcttggagatgggaataagcCTTTAATCTCATGGACCTCACTGTGAAATCTCCAACGGGCCTCTAATTATCACAGGTCTTAAATCAAAGGGACCTTTTAGGCTCCCTAAGCCCCTGGGACAAGGAGTGACTGCAACCCCTGGACCCACTGTAGTTGCACCCGCATGTAGTATGCATGACAATACATAAAGACTATAGATAGAGTCTTGTGGAGTGTAATTTGAGTGTTGTTCTTATTAAGACTATTATCAAACATTTTGGCCCATTTTATAGAATGTGGGCCCTGGACTACAAGCAGATAGATCTTACCATTGTAGGGCAGAGTAGGACCAGAGAAGACTGCAACTGCGGTTTTACCCTCAATATTTCTCAGTGTTGACACAGAGGGGCGCTCAGTCCTGAGTCTGGGGTTCCCCAAGCCCCATGCAATTGCCTTGTTTGTTGCCCCTCATATCTAGCCGGGTCTGTGCCACCTGCTTGCTTGGTTCTTCTTTAGTATATCAGCCAGCAGGCAAAGGGTATCTCTTCTAATCCGTAATTACTCATATACAGAACCCAGTAAAAGCGAAGCTCGCTGTAAAAGTACTCTATAAAGTTTATCATTGGGTTCTGTAATGTGGCTGAGTACATATTTGTATTGTGTGACAGTGTCGATGGTAGTGAACCTGGAGAACCTTTGTGCTATGGACAGAATTTTGCCTTGAGGACAGCAGAAGAATTCATGGGCCATGTAAGTGATTCCAGTGATATCTGATGCCGTCTTAGCCCTGCTGGATCAATATTAATGTAATAAATCATCACCATATATTGTATTATTGTATCAGTACAAATTTGAATCTGTCACATGGTAGACATTATTGAATAGATCATTTAGATCTAATGAAGCTGGTGTGCTTACTTTGAAAATTTAGGtttgaatggctgtataatcccatTTTCCCCAACAACTGTTAGAATAAATATTCTACGAGTCCTGTTTATTTGAATATCAGGAATTCACAGCCAATTTTATacagattttcaaagtaagtataccagcctcatcaggtcttaaATCTATTTAATAATATCTgcaatttgtattgtgaaatctgttgACAGATCTGCCTTACGTCATTAAGGGACAAGCTATATAGCCACTAATACAGCTGCCATGGGTTGTCACCTGACTTTCTTGCAGATCTCTCTAGCAGTATATATCACTGCACATTTAAGATCCCACCACTATCCTGCCATTTTATGCTGTACATGGTGAGGGAGGTTGTTTTGGTAGTCTTCAGCTAATTAAATAATGTACATTATATATTAGCAGAACATCACAATGAATCATATTTGTGTCCACCTATTAGTAATCCGCCATGTTTCTTTTTGCCAGTTATATCTGACAAGTGACCGTAAATCCTTTGTGAAGAGCAGTAAGAAGTCTTATTTGCAAGATGTCAGTCTGACGGACCAGCACTCATATGAGACCTGCTGGCAGGTTGTGTACTTGGACCCGCAGCTCAGGCTAGAACACGAAGGGCTGCCTGCTCTGGTATGTGTACAAATCCTCCTTTATATTTGTTACCGCACTACATCAGGATATGCCAAATCATTGGCATGTGGCCACTTTAGTAACCAACAGCACCATTGTGCCACATGAGACccttgttttttatttgcaggatgAGCTGTAGCTCAGTGCGATCATTAGAAATCACCAGAAGAGGGTGcactatagtcatgaaaataaaatatcttaCACATTCCAGATGAATATAATTAATATTATAATCGTTTTTATTAGCAgcagacatacagttaggtccagaaatatttggacagagacaacatttttctcattttggttatagacattaccacaatttaattttaaacaaaacaattcagatgcagttgaagttcagactttcagctttcatttgagggtatctacattaaaattggatgaagggtttaggagtttcagctccttaacctgtgccaccctgttttttttaagggaccaaaagtaattggacaattgactccaaggctatttcatggacaggtgtgggcaatcccttcattatgtcattctcaactaagcagataaaaggcctggagttgatttgaggtgtggtgcttgcatttggaaggttttcctatgaagtaaacatgcggtcaaaagtgctctccatgaaggtgaaacaagccattcttaagctgtgaaaacagagaaaaaacccatccaagaaattgctacaatattcggagtggcaaaatgtacagtttggtacatcctgagaaggaaggaaagcactggtgaactcatgaatgccaatagacctgggcgcccacggaagacaacagtggtgggtgatcgcagaataacctccatggtgaagagaaaccccttcacaacagccaaccaagtgaagaacactctcccggaggtaggcgcatcaatatccaaatctactataaagagaagacggcatgaaagtaaatacagagggttcactgcacggtgcaagccactcataagtgtcaagaataaaaaggctagactggacttggctaaaaaacagctaaaaaagccagcacagttctggaagaacattctttggacagatgaaaccaagatcaacctctaccagaatgatggaaagagaaaagtatggcgaaggcttggtacagctcatgatccaaagcataccacatcatctgtaaaacacggcggaggcagtgtgatggcttgggcatgcatggctgccagtggcactgggtcactagtgtttattgatgatgtgacacaggacagaagcagccgaatgaattctgaggtattcagagccatactgtgtgctcagatccagccaaatgcagcaaaactgattggtcgtcgtttcatactacagatggacaatgaccaaaacatgaagccaaagcaacccaggagtttattaaagcaaagaagtggaatattcttgaatggccaagtcagtcacctgatctcaacccaattgagcatgcatttcacttgttaaagactaaacttcagacagaaaggcccacaaacaaacagcaactgaaaaccaccgcagtgaaggcctggcagagcatcaaaaaggaggaaacacagcgtctggtgatgtccatgagttcaagacttcaggcagtcattgccaacaaagggttttcaaccaagtactagaaatgaacattttatttaaaattattgaatctgtccaattacttttggtcccttaaaaaaacagggtggcacatgttaaggagctgaaactcctaaacccttcatccaattttaatgtggataccctcaaatgaaagctgaaagtctgaacttcaactgcatctgaattgttttgtttaaaattaaattgtggtaatgtctataaccaaaatgagaaaaatgttgtctctgtccaaatatttctggacctaactgtatgttagcAGTTAAATTATAGTTTTATTTTGGAGTCATAGGGTAAATTCACATTAGACAGATTTATCACACAAATTTCGGCATCTGCCATATCCAACTGAATGAAGCTTGCAGAAATCCACGTGTCTGTTGCAGAAACAACGCATGCACATGTATGTAGGATGGATGTTCAGTTGCAGAGAATTTGACATTGCATTTAAGGTCCCCGTTAAGATTTGATAAAAATTACCTTAACCTATCGATTTCTGCAGGATTGGTTGACCATTTGGGGTATATGGGGACTTCTCAACTGTCCCCCAACAGATTATTTTGGGTAACATACGGATTTGGTGATGGGATTCAATCTCCAGATCCTTTTGTTCGGTGTGGGGATAAGTCGCTGCCTGAAGATTCTGGCAGCAGGTCTCTTATACAGCACATAGGTTTCCTCGTCTGAGTCGGTAGAGATACCTGTCAGTCGAACAAGTGTTTGTCCAGCCAGCAGCTCTCTAATGTCTATGGTCAGGTTTATAGTATTACTATTACGGtactttttaaaatcattttctttCTTTAACGTTCTGGGTGCACATGAGGTGACAATAGTGTAAGCTTTTATTCTGCACTGAAACTATACAAAGTTATGTCAAAATAATCTGCCATGAGTACTACTagtgattagagttgagcaaatttttcaaaattaccAATATGGCATGaaaatggcaaattcagatttggcgactGATTCCGAACATATCCGCTCAATTCTACTAGTAATAATACCATGGAGCTTCCATCTGCCAGGAGGTAAACAAGCTTGCCTCTCCTACTTCTCCTACTTCTGGGCATAC
Encoded here:
- the CFAP161 gene encoding cilia- and flagella-associated protein 161; translated protein: MSVRTFNPSVRVGNWNEDVSLDEDLLKDFLDKREKGELLIQKSSNLKKNLLKKAELSVSNDRLLHFGDVVMLLNPENSEQSLSNPSPVHGNYTLTVNPEESAIHVRSQLTAPCGVSASGNVKPCGRNAFIITSVDGSEPGEPLCYGQNFALRTAEEFMGHLYLTSDRKSFVKSSKKSYLQDVSLTDQHSYETCWQVVYLDPQLRLEHEGLPALANNKVLIVHSKTNQCLAVLRKYTLWTLFGKECEITAHTRLNGHRVEENENHWIIVTGNPSDDTNTMFDRPKPPSEGVSGSKHGC